The proteins below are encoded in one region of Danio rerio strain Tuebingen ecotype United States chromosome 12, GRCz12tu, whole genome shotgun sequence:
- the mta3 gene encoding metastasis-associated protein MTA3 isoform X6 produces the protein MLQEGEADDRDQSKLEMKMWDPECPLTNKQIDQFLVVARAVGTFARALDCSSSVRQPSLHMSAAAASRDITLFHAMDTLHRHGYDLSSALSVLVPQGGPVLCRDEMEEWSSSEANLFEEALEKYGKDFNDIRQDFLPWKSLTSIIEYYYMWKTTDRYVQQKRLKAAEAESKLKQVYIPTYNKPNPNQISVSNGKMATVNGAAAGTGSFHTAGGGRACESCFAVQSAQWYSWGPPNMQCRLCVSCWMYWKKYGGLKMPSRAEGAEEKTPPSPAPNESRSRGHCARQSSHMVPIRNSGSPKSSMKTKQAFLLQATRLTKLARHMCRDLIRLRRAARRPFVPINCGAIKAEYMIRVSEGMTGRPLKPKSAPRSTLTSVLQYLESRPATHVQRPHRTPGLQVQPPRRLLSSLPSHGPLGMLGKRSYHHHSRVESAERRAGATGQENPAHIVGPILQHNGSSTGGSSLRGSGLMLRKRRPNWIDAPDDSFFLVSRETSC, from the exons GAGAAGCTGATGACAGAGACCAGTCCAAACTAGAGATGAAGATGTGGGATCCAGAGTGTCCGCTGACCAACAAACAGATCGACCAGTTTCTTGTGGTTGCCCG AGCGGTTGGTACGTTTGCCCGGGCGTTGGACTGCAGCAGCTCCGTCAGACAGCCCAGCTTACACATGAGCGCCGCGGCAGCCTCACGAGACATCACACTG TTTCACGCTATGGACACACTGCATCGGCACGGCTATGACCTGTCCAGTGCTCTCAGCGTTCTTGTTCCTCAAGGTGGGCCAGTCCTGTGCCGGGATGAGATGGAGGAGTGGAGCTCGTCAGAGGCCAATCTGTTTGAAGAGGCCCTGGAGAAATACGGCAAAGACTTCAACGATATACGGCAAGATTTT CTTCCCTGGAAGTCGCTGACCAGCATCATTGAGTATTATTACATGTGGAAAACCACAGACAGATACGTTCAGCAG AAACGACTGAAGGCAGCTGAAGCAGAGAGCAAACTGAAGCAAGTCTACATCCCTACATA caataaacCCAACCCAAACCAGATCTCTGTCAGCAATGGCAAGATGGCAACAGTGAACGGTGCAGCAGCAGGCACAGGCAGTTTCCACACAGCTGGAGGGGGCCGCGCATGCGAGAGCTGTTTTG CTGTACAGTCTGCTCAGTGGTACTCCTGGGGTCCTCCTAATATGCAGTGTCGCCTGTGTGTTTCCTGTTGGATGTACTGGAAGAAGTACGGTGGCTTGAAGATGCCAAGCAGAGCTGAGGGGGCAGAGGAAAAAACACCTCCAAGCCCTGCACCTAAC GAATCACGTTCTCGTGGCCACTGTGCCCGTCAGTCTTCCCACATGGTCCCCATCCGGAACAGTGGTAGCCCAAAATCCTCCATGAAGACCAAGCAGGCGTTCCTCCTGCAGGCAACGCGCCTCACCAAGCTGGCGCGTCACATGTGCCGCGATCTCATCAGGCTGCGCCGGGCCGCGCGCCGCCCCTTTGTGCCCATTAACTGTGGTGCCATAAAGGCGGAGT ATATGATCCGGGTGTCCGAGGGCATGACAGGGAGACCTTTGAAGCCCAAATCTGCTCCAAGGAGCACCCTGACCAGCGTCTTGCAGTATCTTG AGTCCCGTCCAGCAACTCATGTTCAACGGCCTCATCGCACCCCTGGCCTACAGGTGCAGCCTCCACGACGCCTGCTTTCTTCTCTTCCAAGTCATGGCCCGCTTGGAATGTTGGGAAAACGAAGCTACCATCACCACAGCAGGGTTGAATCTGCAGAAAGGAGGGCTGGTGCTACAGGACAAG AAAATCCAGCTCATATTGTGGGGCCCATTCTG CAGCATAATGGGAGCAGCACCGGTGGCTCCAGCCTTCGTGGCAGTGGCTTGATGCTCCGTAAGAGACGACCCAACTGGATCGATGCTCCTGATGACAGCTTCTTCCTGGTTTCCCGAGAGACGAG